A DNA window from Danio aesculapii chromosome 1, fDanAes4.1, whole genome shotgun sequence contains the following coding sequences:
- the itln1 gene encoding intelectin-1 isoform X1 produces the protein MQSAGFLLLCVPLISLLCESIMSLPTGKTPTQEFPESVTARSCRELLKKYGQKKDGLYYLRSKDNEVYQTYCDMSTSGGGWTLVASVHENNIHGSCTVGDRWTSQQGSSSYHPAGDESWSNKVLFGTAEAATNDDYKNPGYYDIKGKDIAVWHVHNDNELEFWKVASVLRYHTNSNFLTPFGGNLYHFFKKYHLQYGVGTCNDRGISVPIVYDIGSDMRIKELYGESVRSDFDTGYVTFRVFNNYQESYAMCSGVRPKGCYAEYYCIGGGGYFPNTFCSDFAYLGANNGATNGYGASKEIINAAVFIFYR, from the exons ATGCAGTCAGCTGGTTTTCTTCTGTTGTGCGTGCCACTCATTAGTCTACTCTGTGAATCGA TAATGTCACTGCCTACAGGTAAAACCCCTACACAAGAATTCCCAGAGTCAGTCACTGCGAGAAGCTGCAGAGAACTTTTGAAGAAATACGGACAGAAAAAAG ACGGCTTGTACTATTTGCGCTCTAAAGACAATGAGGTTTACCAAACATACTGCGACATGAGCACAAGTGGTGGAGGCTGGACGCTGGTGGCCAGTGTGCATGAGAACAACATCCATGGCTCGTGCACTGTTGGTGACCGCTGGACAAGTCAGCAAGGCAGCAGTTCATATCATCCTGCGGGAGACGAATCATGGTCTAACAAAGTCCTGTTTGGAACAGCAGAAGCTGCAACAAATGACGACTACAAG AACCCCGGATATTATGACATCAAAGGAAAAGACATTGCTGTGTGGCATGTTCACAATGATAACGAACTTGAGTTCTGGAAAGTTGCTTCGGTTTTGCGCTACCACACTAATAgcaactttctgacacctttcgGAGGAAACCTTTACCACTTTTTCAAG AAATACCATTTACAATATGGCGTAGGTACATGCAATGATCGAGGAATATCTGTTCCTATTGTTTATGACATCGGCAGCGATATGAGGATTAAAGAACTGTATGGAGAATCTGTTAGAA GTGATTTTGACACTGGATATGTGACGTTCAGAGTTTTCAACAATTACCAAGAATCATATGCAATGTGTTCTGGGGTCAGACCAAAAGGATGTTATGCAGAATAT TATTGCATTGGTGGTGGTGGCTACTTTCCAAACACATTCTGTAGTGATTTTGCCTACTTGGGTGCGAATAATGGTGCCACAAATGGATACGGTGCATCTAAAGAGATCATAAATGCGGCTGTATTTATTTTCTACcgctaa
- the itln1 gene encoding intelectin-1 isoform X2 gives MQSAGFLLLCVPLISLLCESSKTPTQEFPESVTARSCRELLKKYGQKKDGLYYLRSKDNEVYQTYCDMSTSGGGWTLVASVHENNIHGSCTVGDRWTSQQGSSSYHPAGDESWSNKVLFGTAEAATNDDYKNPGYYDIKGKDIAVWHVHNDNELEFWKVASVLRYHTNSNFLTPFGGNLYHFFKKYHLQYGVGTCNDRGISVPIVYDIGSDMRIKELYGESVRSDFDTGYVTFRVFNNYQESYAMCSGVRPKGCYAEYYCIGGGGYFPNTFCSDFAYLGANNGATNGYGASKEIINAAVFIFYR, from the exons ATGCAGTCAGCTGGTTTTCTTCTGTTGTGCGTGCCACTCATTAGTCTACTCTGTGAATCGA GTAAAACCCCTACACAAGAATTCCCAGAGTCAGTCACTGCGAGAAGCTGCAGAGAACTTTTGAAGAAATACGGACAGAAAAAAG ACGGCTTGTACTATTTGCGCTCTAAAGACAATGAGGTTTACCAAACATACTGCGACATGAGCACAAGTGGTGGAGGCTGGACGCTGGTGGCCAGTGTGCATGAGAACAACATCCATGGCTCGTGCACTGTTGGTGACCGCTGGACAAGTCAGCAAGGCAGCAGTTCATATCATCCTGCGGGAGACGAATCATGGTCTAACAAAGTCCTGTTTGGAACAGCAGAAGCTGCAACAAATGACGACTACAAG AACCCCGGATATTATGACATCAAAGGAAAAGACATTGCTGTGTGGCATGTTCACAATGATAACGAACTTGAGTTCTGGAAAGTTGCTTCGGTTTTGCGCTACCACACTAATAgcaactttctgacacctttcgGAGGAAACCTTTACCACTTTTTCAAG AAATACCATTTACAATATGGCGTAGGTACATGCAATGATCGAGGAATATCTGTTCCTATTGTTTATGACATCGGCAGCGATATGAGGATTAAAGAACTGTATGGAGAATCTGTTAGAA GTGATTTTGACACTGGATATGTGACGTTCAGAGTTTTCAACAATTACCAAGAATCATATGCAATGTGTTCTGGGGTCAGACCAAAAGGATGTTATGCAGAATAT TATTGCATTGGTGGTGGTGGCTACTTTCCAAACACATTCTGTAGTGATTTTGCCTACTTGGGTGCGAATAATGGTGCCACAAATGGATACGGTGCATCTAAAGAGATCATAAATGCGGCTGTATTTATTTTCTACcgctaa